The window TACCTGTAATAGGTTGGAAGGAGTATGGTAGTAGCACTAGCAGCCCCATCGTTTTGCTTATTcgtggaataagccaaacgacatatttgcaaacaGGATGTAATTTGTGAGtaaaatgtttatatatattcttagcaatctaaaagcaaatgctgaaaaataaatttcgatgaaaaaccccaaaatcaattccaaattttaggtggataattcaaattttggctgatgcggcataagcataagcgaaaagacgAGCCCTCCTAATAACGATCCGGCTCagaccccaacagttcttaggcacacccactcggggaaaggTCTAATCTCCCTAAAAAACTAGTCCAATAGGagaagggtggctctcccttttaaggtggcttcctcctcccaagctaagcaagtgggattattcagaggctcactCGGTCGCCGCCTGACTTTTGCGTCTTTGtcagcgggtaatagtggagaaTGTTCTCATCACCTGCTCCATCTGTTTTAGCACTAACATTTCTATCACTCCGGGATGTGTATAGCCCGCCATCCGAGTAGAGTACTAAGAGCTTATTCAGTTCCTTATCATTCTCAACCATTTCAAATACTATCTCCTTCTCCGTAATATGTTTGACGTTGACTAGTTCAATTTTGTGCTAACCaacatcaaagaaaaaaaaataaaggcagTAATTTGGTAAGTTAGCAAATTAAATATATCATTAACAACACGACCTTATCTATTTTAGCTAATTCCATAGCTTTCTGCTCACAAAACTACTGCCAACATTTGACAACACTACCATCTTCATTTTACCTTATCAAAATTTACTAATGCCAAAATTTAGGATTATCAAAGATTAATAAAGTTTTGTTCATCAATAAAGTGAAAAAGCCCTATGAAAGCTAAGAGTATATCAGGTTTGAGACGATTTGTTTGGCCAATCGATCCAGATAATGTTTTCCATATCTTAGTGCGGATCTCAGtagttttcctctttttttttccttttgaaaagGCAAGAAATTTGCCTTGTCGATCTATATTGAGCAGATCTCAATAATGTCACTGTGGAATTTGTGATCGTAACAAGAGGAGAAAATAATTGCGACTACAAATTAATGTAATTAACTGTGAGAAAAATTAACGCAAGGAGAAGGCGTCTTGTTGACTTTAGCTTAAACAGTGTTTAGTCCCCATTGAACCGCCAGTAGTATATTCGACGCGCCACCATCGTGGTGATTTTagcagataaaaaaaagaacacgaTAAAATTAATTTCCATGCTCCTGCGGCTGGTCTATTGCAGGGAGCATCATTCCTCGGATACAGTTGCTGTTGCCTTGTTGGGTACAGTTGTTGTACCACCTGAGTTTTTTTTCAGTTTGTCTCGTACAGTACTGTGATCATATTCTTGTGCTAGACAGCTAGAGCATGACTCTGCTGCCATTCATTGAATTCTAAATAGAATTTGAGGTCGCCTGAGTCACTTTAATTGGTTGACTCTTTTTCATAATTGCTAAAATTATAAGTACAAGAATctatataaatttattaaaagccaaaagttaaaattcaatactattttggattaaaatctgAAACAAATTCAAGCCATGCAAATTCATATATCTTTGCTTccgtgcaaaaaaaaagtataaacatCATTTGAGAATGTAAAAATTTCCAAAAGTTTTACTCACTTTTCTCCATTTTCTGGCTGTGTTTTCCCCCCTTCTTTCCAACTCTCCTTCATCTTTTTTCGCGCTcatacttttcaaactgctaaatggttacactatttacaaaattttttttatagaaaagttgttttaaaaaatcatattaatcaatttttaagtttttaggctaatacttaattaatcatgtgttaatggaAAACACCGTTTTCCGTGTGGGGAGTTGGAGACTCAGCCTTTGATGGCAATCCAATGATTCTTGTCCcttgtcccttttttttcttattatataAAAGGTCGAACAACATATTTAAATATtcaaaaattacaaaattacataaaataaataaaatttacaaaaccacatgaaaaatattcaaacttagataaaaataaagtaaagaCATATATAACAACAAAGCTATAGCTAAAAAGAAGTAAAATTGTGCATTGCATACTACTGCGATTTTAGCCTCAGGAATATGCAATTTCAAGTGACTAGGAATTTACAAATTTCGAGACACTTAAAATCTAGCAATACCTTTAAaatctatctatatctatcgATCAATCTATGTACACGTCTTAGATTTTGGAAAAGAACATGAGAGGTAGTAGTGGCCTTTAATTATTCAtaattgctatatatatattctctccTTTTAGTAACAGGGCGCGGGACCTGATTAACCAACATTAGCAATTTCAGATgaatagtactccatccgtttcacacgGTAAGTTATtttaacattttccacattcatattgatgctaatgaagaTAAGTCATTTTaccatttttcacatttatattgatgctaataaagatttattagcatcaatataaatatgaaaaatgttagaatgacttacgttgtgaaacggatgaagtagcaATGAAACCGTGATAGCAGCACGCGTGCTTGCTGTCACGGAGCAGCGACGGCGCACGGGGTGGTTGGGAAGGTGGTTAGAATTTTTATACATGAATCGGATCGGATGGTCCTGGCCTGCTGGATTTTGCATGGAGCAGCCACGGATGCACAGACCGATTCGCTGTAGGTTAGTACTACTATAGTACTACGTGCTTAAAGGAGAAACAGAAAAGATACATAGGATCACTTTTAAAAGCGACTGTTTTTGTCCTATTTGCCCGTTAATCCTGCTCGACAGAGCTGTTGCTTATTTTGTTAATTTTATTGGATTTATTGTTAGGATTAGTTGGAACTAGATTCTTTTTTATGTTTTGGTAGAGAAAAAGCCTACAAAGATTGAATTACGGTTGACACGGTAGCATGTTCTACGCTAAAACATGCCGAGCACACCGTGTGCGCTCCACTTTGGTGCATAAGGACGTGATTCTACAAATATATTGGAAACTTGTCATCAACAAACCAGAACTTTTGGTATAGATAGGTTTCGTCGAACGCTCATCTTGGAGGAACATCATCAAGGCAAGTGTGTGCTGGTGTACCCTAAGGGCAGTAGCAGTGCAGCGCACGTATAGCGTGTCTCTGCCCACCTGAAGCAGCGAAAACAGATTCAGAGTCACGAGCTTCACAACGCAAGCGCGAGGAAATCACGTCTCCGCTGTGATGCGAGGGAACCGCGACTCCGGAGCAACGAACTCCACAGCACACGCGCCCCTCAAGTTTCTGCGTTGCGTGCCCTCGATGCGACGAAAGAACTCGCGGTTTAGATAAGATGCGAGTGGCTACGCAAAGGCGCGAGTGAAGGTGACACGTCCGCATGAGTCTGACCTGGTGCGGTAAGGCAACTCGCCAGGTCAACGCATTGTGAAGGGCcttaggggttgtttggttggttgccaCACTTTAGTTATGCCACAATTTTTTAGGTATATGTTTATTTTACTACCGTAATTGTGTCGTGCCATACTTTCTTAgtcatgggacccacatgccatATTCTTAAATTTGGAGCTAAGCATGCCACACTTGTGGACAACTATTTCCAAGCCACACTTGTGCCAACATACCTCAACTAGGCTAAACTTAGTTATGTCAATGTTAGGCATCAACCAAACATCCCATCACCCAATAAAACTTAGGGCATATTTGGGAGGGGGTGGTTCTCgttgttgcattttttttccaaaatactCAAAACGATCTAGGGTGAAAAAGGTTATAATAAACTAGAAGCCAGGAGTTATGTATCAACCAACTATTTATTAAAATCTTAACTTTCCTAAACAAGACCTTAAATTGTTATCTTTCATCGTAGAACTGAAAACAATTtaggattagaaaaaaaaaagatgagagagaaataaaTAGGTAGAAGTGATATATTATTATGATGATTGGGTATGAACGGTTTCAATCAGGTTTGACCCCCCCCCAAATATTTGTATGAAGGATGATCTTGtttctatatatttttggtGGGTCTAAGGATAAAGCAGACTACTGGTTGCATGAGCCTTGGCGCCCGTGCATCACCATCAATTATTTACGTAGTACTCGACaacttccttctctctcctccaccttagACTTTTCTACCGTCTATAGGTTAATAGATGGCTTTGGTAACTTTATTGCACTTGTCCTAACTGAAACCAAATTTAGTTTTTTCTATATAAGGGTATTATTTTACTCGGCATGTAAATCCAATTGaatatatgcatttttttaaatcaacttGAAATCAACTTCAGTTGAAGAGCTGAAGATATTAGATACCCAAACAGGATGCTTGTGGAATGGCATATAGTAGTTAGATGAGCCGTGAGCGGTAACAAAAATTGGAAAAATTTGGAAACCAGCCGACGCAGCGGCAGCTTACACGTTGTCTTTCGCTGACGATGATGTGTTAGTAGTAGCACTGTAGCAGCCAAGCAGGAGCAGGCAGGAGTAGTAGTGATCACGGTGACTCGGAAACGCGCCGCACAAGCCATCCCAAAATCTCCTCCAATTTGCTTGGCTTTGGAAAAAAACCCAATTAAATTATACCATTATTCCATAATCAGCAGCGGTGACGGCTTGGCTTAGCTTAACTTTGGCTTTAGTACTCATCTCCTACTAAGCTCGTGGACTTTTCCTTCTCTCGTCAACAGCAGCGCACCTCacctccgccgctcgcctcgcctcgcctcgcctcgccttcctcctcccatcctcaCCCCGTTGAATTTCTCCCACCTCCGATTTCTTCTTCCTCGTTGAACCATTCCCcacccttcttctcctcctcatcctcctctccgCGCCCCGCCTCTGCGGCGAGGTAGGTGTTCGATCGGTCGGATGGACGCGTCGGATGGCCGCCCGTCGCCGCGGAGCCGGCAGCTGCAgggcccgcgcccgccgcggctGGCCGTCAGCAAGGACTCCCACAAGGTCAGGAAGCCGCCCGTCGTGCCGCAgccgcgcgggggcggcggggtgGTGGCTGGGCCGTCgcggccgcagcagcagcagcagccgcgggCGCCGGTCATCATCTACGACGCCTCGCCGAAGGTTATTCACACCAGGCCCAGCGAGTTCATGGCGCTCGTCCAGCGCCTCACTGGCCCTGgctccgccgccgtggcggcggtggctgctcCCGTGGCCGCTGGCTTCCACACcgaggcgtcgtcgtcgtcgtccgcctccgcctccgcgctgccgccgcagtTCCAGCTGCCGCAGGAGTTCATGCTCTCCCCGaccgccgcgctctcccccgcCGCGAGGTACGCCGCCATCGAGAGGTCCGTACGGCCGCTTCCCCCCACCACCGCGCACTACtacaccgccgacgccgacgaccccATCCTgctcgacgtcgacggcgacgccgccgcctttgcGGCGGCCCTCGGCCCCGCCCGCCCGAGCATCCTCTCCCCGGTGCCCTCCGCGCTGCCGCCCGCGGCGTCGTCGGGGCTCTTCTCCCCGCTCGACCAGGCCTCCCTCTCCTGGCTCAGCGACCTCAGCCCcttcctccactccgccggcgccgccgccgcacccccgCCGCCGTTCGCGCCGAGCCCCCGCAGCCTGCTGCTGTCCACGCCCAccatgccgtcgccggcgaccttcTCCGTCATGGAATTCTTCAGCAGCAACTTCCCGGACCTGTAAACTAATCCCAGCTCACCTCATTTGATTACTCCCTCTCGCGTCCGTGTCACCCCCGGGGTTAATTACTTTAATCCTTAATTAATCTTTTACCGcgtgcgccggcgaggttaaaaagtaaaaaatcaCATTGCCGCGCCGGTGAGGTAACTTCCAGCGAGGCGGGCGGGTTGGCGAGATGGCACGGTCGTTCGATTTTTTaatggaggaaaaagaaaacaatattcTCAGATATTTTCTCCTGTGGGTGAGGGGAAGTTGGCTTGGCTAAGCTAGCATTAATTGTTGGAGTAGGTGAATTTCTCTTCTCATACTTGCTTCCTCTCCTACTGTTAATGTATTGATAATTTGATATTATAATCAGCTTTAGGTAGGCTAACCTCTCGTTGgctttatttttcttcctctttttcttcttttcgttCTGCTGATTGTGTAACTTGTAAACGAAGGAGATGATTGATTGGTTGATTTAATGCTAGTTTCATTTGTTCATTCTTTATTACCCTGAGCCCTTCAGACTTGGTCATGTATGGTTGAGATGATTTAATTGCCGATGATTTTACGTCTCGGTTTACCGCCGGTGTCTACCTGGCTTTTTGTCTGGAGAATTCTTTGGTACATAAACATGTGTCTGATCGATGCTTAAATGTTGAAAGCCTTGTTTTGATGGTAACAGGAAAAAAATAAGCATCATGTTTTAGAACTAGATTAGTATAAGAGAAAATAAGCTAGACAGATTTCGATTACTACTTGCGATTCTCTAGTTTTGAGGCAACTAAAATATTTGAAGATATATCAATCCCTTCAAAGGTGATGTACCACAAAACTattgatttaaaaataaatttatcataaaactatgtATTTAAGGTGGAGTATcgaaaaactatagatttattaacaaaattatcacaaaactatgaaTTTTGGAGTTTAAATCCTTAGCGCTAGTGTTATATTTGAGTTATAAATATCTAAGTTTTGGTATTAAATTGATACTAAACCTATActtttgtgataactttgttactaaatttataattttacgATACTCTACTTTAAATCTATAGGTCTCCGagaaatttattgttaaatttataattttgtgatacatcacatcaccttaaatatatagttttgtgataatttagtcaaagtatctgtagttttctgaaatttagtCTTATTTGTTTTATAGAGGGGAAAGTTCATTTTATATTCATGAACTTTCATAAAAGTCTAAAAATCATTCCTTACCTTTTAAATCAGACAATATTTATCCCCGAAATTTCAGTACATTCACTTTTCATTCTATCACCAGATTCAAAGTGATTTTGGATGACATGTAATACATATTATCTTTTGCGagctatataaaaaataattggcTGGTGGAAAAATAATtctatagtactccctccgtttcataatgtaagccattctagcatttcccatattcatattgatgttaatgaatctagatagatatatatgtctagattcattaatatcaatatgaatgtggaaaatgttagaatgacttacattgtgaaacggatgaagtatgtTGTTTGTAATGACCTTCATTTTGGAACATATctaatttatttcattttaaTATACACAAATGTccaattgaaaattttcaaagatATTTTTATGTAAATTATAAAAGTTAAAAATCCAAACATAATTCTAGCTTTTAAAATTCTGAAaacattaattaaaattttagatTTCTCCAAAAATagttacaaaataaaaaaaacttagaagTACATTAATTTGGTCCATTATGATTTGATTTTAATTTTATCCAAATATATGATTTCATTCAAAATTTAGCTCTTTtttctaaaggaaaaaaaaccatactacctctattttttaatagatgacaccattgacttttggTACACGTtttatcattcgtcttattaaagaatttatgtaattataattattttttgtgattttttttatcgctaaatatattttaagcatgatttatatctcatatatttgcataaatttttctaataagatgaatgatcaaacatgtatcTAAAAGTCAACAGTGTAATCCATTAAAAAACAAAGGGAATATGATATGTTGCTTGCAGAAAAAAATCGTTTTAAATGCTCCGTGcaagataagataatttattgagatttttttaggatttttatAGATGTTTATAATTCATATAATTGTATCACATTGTCACATCTAGGCCATGTCATCCAAAACCACTTTAATCTAGTCTAAGGATgaaaagtgattttttttttagataatggatgtAAAGTAAATGGTATGGCCAGTTCATGAATGAATAATACCAGATTTTAAAGTCTAGGGATGAATTTTATACTTTCCTGAAAATTCAAGGATGTAAATTTTCTTTTACTAAAAATGCGAACAAGTTTTACAACTAAAATTGCATCTGAAACAGTTTTGTGCAAATGTCCTGCTTTGTGAATACGGGTGGCACGAGCTATAAGCCTATAACAATATTGAAAGCATAAACCACATGGCATTGCACCTCGAGTTACCAAGTGCATGATTTTTCTTTAAGACTTTATTTTGCATAGGTACAAAGGTAACATGTAGTAGTTCGTCtataacaaaaggaaaaaacaatttCACACTAACTTGCGTGAAAAGTACACATGAAAATCATCCATAATTAAACTTTAAAACCAAGCATTATTTCTTGATAAACTTAGCAAACCATATAAAACACCCCTAACctaatcccttctttctataaaacTAATACACACTAAATGCCTAAAGCTCAATATGCAAGCATACtatttattagcactcctaAAAACTATATGCAAGAATGCCACATCAATCCATTAAATCCATTAAGTATACAAAGCTCAGCATGCAATCATGATAATGGGGAtttatatacaaaatatatgataatgtGGATTTATATATGCCTTATATTATTACAATACAATTcatgatttattttttcaaaCGTCATTGTGTATTGTTATAATATATTAACACTATTTCCATGCGCAATATGGGTATCGTTATAGTTAGACAGTTATAGTTAGCCAATTCGCATATTTCTACTTcactcaagtttttttttcctgaaaataGATTCAGGTAACAATACATAATAATTATATGCTATCTTATCATGCATACTAAAACAaaacacacatattaaacaataaTCACACATtaaacaataatttgaattgTATCCAGAAAACATGTTGTTATGCGCACAATATGTAACAATGCTATGTGTGATTGTGAGGTGGAGCAAAGGGAGGTGAATGGATAACTAATAAATGATTACATTGGATGAATAAGTAGCTTATTGATCCAACGGTTATTATCTTTGCACAAATATGATCTAATAGCTTAAAACTACTAATGATATGGCTTCTTATATATCTTGCTTTATAAGAATAAATGTCTCTTAGTGGGTACCAATTATATATGAAGATAGGATCTATAAGATCTCCCTTCAAGAGATTTTTGCCAAATCAAAAAGATATTGGTAGATGTCAACATGTTTAGAGTTTATTTCGGGAAACTTTTTGTAGCTATAGCTTCTCCTCTAAACAAAAGCTCCTAGCttgtttagcttttttttttcctaaattttcagaatccagaaaatatactggaagccaaaaaaaaaaattggttggtTACCCCAACTTCTTCATACCTTTACCAGCTGTTTTTCATAATAAAAAGGTCTACTAGACATGCCCTACCTATTGTGTAATTTCAACATAAATATATAACATATCATCAGTGTATGTATTTCTTAGGCTCAGTTGAAACACGTAATTTCTAATAAGGATTTAAATTTCTCATAAGGATTTAAATTTCTTTGTTTTACCTAGCTCACAGAAAAACTCATAAGAATTTAAATTTCTCTAAAattcctttaatttttttttcaatccaaAAGATTTTCCTTACATTTCGCAAGTCGAAGAACAAATTTGAAACCAAAACATGTAAggagaacaaaataaaaaaaaaatcttagaaCTTGGAAGCGTAAAAGGGGAGTGAGATATTTTGGACAGGTTTGGCACTATCCCATCCGTTATCCCCTTGGCTTtcctttccctccctccctttcgCCTCGCTCCGGgccactccctctccctcctctctccgccgccgccgccgccgtgcgccatggTGGCGCTCGCCTCCCTCTCGTCCCTCTCCCCCTGCGggctcgcgcgccgccgctcggcctCCTCAGCCGCCTCTATCTCATGCTGCGCGGCCCCGCCCCCGCCCTCCGCGAAAGGTATATACGTATACATGCCATGGCTTGCTTACATCTCTCTCTCGTTTCTTACTCCATCCCGCCGACGCTGATTCTTCGTGGGAGGGAGATGATGTGGAAGGAATCGGAAAAATGGCAGGCCATGCACGTCCCCCGTGACGAACTTTGTACTCCTTATCGTCCCAATTTCACTTGCGAGTCTCTGTGATTGCGGACCTCGCCGGTAGCCGCCGGTCGTCACCTCCTCCCCATCCTTGTCAAGCGCGCCCTAGGACCTATTACCCCTGAACTAGTACCACTCGTTTAGGGGTTTAGTGTCAAATTTTTGTTGGGGTTTAGTGTCCAAAATGTTTGGAGGTTTAAGTGAATCTCCCCAAGCCCTATGTTAGGTTGGTTTTGTTAATTTGCGGAATCATGGATCGCTTTCGTATAGTTGTGTTGTATGAGGTCGCGTATTGCTATTGAGAATCATCTGTCACTGCAAATCGTCTCCATTTTTATTATGTCAAGGTGATTTTGTTGGATGGAGTCTCCCAGTCTGTAACACAAAAGCATAGATAGTTAGAACACATGGTTTCAGCCAGTGGGGGAATCCAGTAAAAATAACTGGGTTTCTATGCATATTATAACACGTCGAGTACTCCTATTATCAAGTTGCAACTATTATGAGCTAAAACACCTAAAAATGGAAGTCTCACCCGGTGTCCTGTGCACCAGGGTGATACTATGTACTAGTTCAGTCCCAGTATTCAACTGTTTACAAATCTGCCACAGTTACGCGAAATGGAAAATTCTTCTCTGCTTAGACACTCACAAGTGAAG of the Oryza sativa Japonica Group chromosome 2, ASM3414082v1 genome contains:
- the LOC9268455 gene encoding protein MKS1 — its product is MDASDGRPSPRSRQLQGPRPPRLAVSKDSHKVRKPPVVPQPRGGGGVVAGPSRPQQQQQPRAPVIIYDASPKVIHTRPSEFMALVQRLTGPGSAAVAAVAAPVAAGFHTEASSSSSASASALPPQFQLPQEFMLSPTAALSPAARYAAIERSVRPLPPTTAHYYTADADDPILLDVDGDAAAFAAALGPARPSILSPVPSALPPAASSGLFSPLDQASLSWLSDLSPFLHSAGAAAAPPPPFAPSPRSLLLSTPTMPSPATFSVMEFFSSNFPDL